The following coding sequences lie in one Candidatus Krumholzibacteriia bacterium genomic window:
- a CDS encoding FG-GAP-like repeat-containing protein, with the protein MRSPRTTLVLGLAALLAIAGCSEDDPSGPGGGGQPVGETNEFFGRMPAWDDYANNGPDELPTADGETVELGSTEVEVEEIQEDGTVAPPENVRYVCRETPYRITTNPDEIVMLSPDESILWPGAFIQGNSYDDDSGLGAFAPLTIDERAPIDVVIKELPSEDSARRVESPSLASVTQAVRGMIGNATRDTLDTPSSISFTQETYHSERAWALSVGASGRYLGFEARAEGDLSRRVSETTVTAKFVQKMYTVSVPPPSSPAGWFDDAFTEDRLQFYADQGLMNANNVPVYLAEVVYGRLMMMSVTSTASEEDIRSAIRASYNSIGGGASGSIEAKEQTILETAKVSIVSVGGPAEATQDMIRENDLGAYFTRSAQLSTAVPLSFIFRTLDGRIAKVTEATEYTIRECTPVGASGEPFVFQDEEIATQSITTPARTVVGDFDGDGVDDIAFCHTGASLNETVVAIANGDGTFSERMPVTHPETPSEGWSTFEPFVGDFDGDGLDDIAWNSTEAQNLTYVGLSEDGGDFTFGARQEHPANGWGSYRVFVGDVGGDGIDDLIFNTLVGPNRTYVFRGQESGQFEFLDFQDRGSTWNGYEVLVGDVNADGRSDIVFNITESTRNGIHYGLGNTDGRFTEQPYVERSNDGWQTYSALIGNVGGGPGDDLVWPNLNPARIPVHMSYGSGTGWRRGPLAYVENVEGTRPLEARLADVDGDGRQDLVLIERDGTRLALNVGLATETSNFLFTTVPMEHPEAVSWEQYQMRVGDFDGDGREDLLWNLPAATTRTFVALGAGS; encoded by the coding sequence ATGAGATCCCCACGTACGACCCTCGTCCTCGGCCTGGCGGCCCTGCTCGCGATCGCCGGCTGTTCCGAGGACGATCCGTCCGGCCCTGGTGGCGGCGGCCAGCCGGTCGGCGAGACGAACGAATTCTTCGGCCGCATGCCCGCCTGGGACGACTACGCGAACAACGGTCCCGACGAGCTGCCGACCGCGGACGGCGAGACGGTCGAGCTCGGCTCGACCGAGGTCGAGGTCGAGGAGATCCAGGAGGACGGGACCGTCGCCCCTCCGGAGAACGTCCGCTACGTCTGCCGCGAGACCCCGTACCGCATCACGACGAATCCCGACGAGATCGTCATGCTCTCGCCGGACGAGTCGATCCTCTGGCCGGGCGCCTTCATCCAGGGCAACAGCTACGACGACGACTCGGGGCTGGGTGCCTTCGCGCCGTTGACGATCGACGAACGGGCCCCGATCGACGTCGTGATCAAGGAACTGCCGAGCGAGGACTCGGCACGTCGCGTGGAGTCGCCTTCGCTCGCGTCGGTGACGCAGGCCGTGCGCGGCATGATCGGCAACGCCACGCGCGACACGCTCGACACCCCGAGTTCGATCTCCTTCACCCAGGAGACCTACCACTCCGAGCGCGCCTGGGCGCTGAGCGTGGGCGCGTCGGGCCGCTACCTGGGATTCGAGGCGCGGGCCGAGGGCGATCTCTCGCGGCGTGTGTCGGAGACGACGGTCACCGCGAAGTTCGTGCAGAAGATGTACACCGTGTCGGTCCCGCCGCCCTCGTCACCCGCGGGTTGGTTCGACGACGCCTTCACCGAGGACCGGCTGCAGTTCTACGCCGACCAGGGCCTGATGAACGCGAACAACGTGCCCGTGTACCTCGCCGAGGTCGTCTACGGTCGCTTGATGATGATGTCGGTGACGTCGACGGCCAGCGAGGAGGACATCCGGAGCGCGATCCGCGCGTCGTACAACTCGATCGGGGGCGGCGCGTCCGGATCGATCGAAGCCAAGGAGCAGACGATCCTCGAGACCGCGAAGGTCTCGATCGTGTCGGTGGGCGGGCCCGCCGAGGCCACGCAGGACATGATCCGTGAGAACGATCTGGGCGCCTACTTCACGCGCAGCGCCCAACTCTCGACGGCCGTCCCGCTGAGCTTCATCTTCCGCACGCTCGACGGTCGGATCGCGAAGGTCACCGAGGCCACCGAGTACACGATCCGCGAGTGCACGCCGGTCGGCGCGTCGGGCGAACCCTTCGTGTTCCAGGACGAGGAGATCGCGACGCAGTCGATCACCACGCCGGCCCGTACCGTGGTCGGAGACTTCGACGGCGACGGGGTCGACGACATCGCCTTCTGCCACACCGGCGCGTCGCTGAACGAGACGGTCGTGGCGATCGCCAACGGCGACGGGACGTTCTCCGAGCGCATGCCGGTCACGCACCCGGAGACTCCGAGCGAGGGGTGGTCGACCTTCGAGCCCTTCGTCGGCGACTTCGACGGCGACGGACTCGACGACATCGCGTGGAACTCGACCGAGGCGCAGAACCTGACCTACGTCGGACTGTCCGAGGACGGTGGTGACTTCACCTTCGGCGCGCGCCAGGAGCACCCCGCGAACGGATGGGGTTCCTACCGGGTCTTCGTGGGTGACGTCGGCGGCGACGGGATCGACGACCTGATCTTCAACACGCTGGTCGGCCCGAACCGCACCTACGTGTTCCGCGGGCAGGAATCCGGTCAGTTCGAGTTCCTCGACTTCCAGGACCGCGGGTCGACGTGGAACGGCTACGAAGTCCTCGTGGGCGACGTGAACGCGGACGGCCGCAGCGACATCGTGTTCAACATCACCGAGTCCACGCGCAACGGCATCCACTACGGTCTGGGCAACACCGACGGTCGCTTCACCGAGCAGCCCTACGTGGAGCGCAGCAACGACGGATGGCAGACCTACTCGGCGCTGATCGGCAACGTGGGCGGTGGCCCGGGCGACGACCTGGTGTGGCCGAACCTGAACCCCGCGCGCATCCCGGTGCATATGAGCTACGGTTCGGGCACCGGGTGGCGGAGGGGCCCCCTCGCCTACGTCGAGAACGTCGAGGGGACACGCCCCCTCGAGGCGCGTCTGGCCGACGTCGACGGCGACGGCCGCCAGGATCTCGTCCTGATCGAACGCGACGGCACCCGGCTGGCCCTGAACGTCGGCCTGGCGACGGAGACCTCGAACTTCCTGTTCACGACGGTGCCCATGGAACACCCCGAGGCGGTGTCGTGGGAGCAGTACCAGATGCGGGTGGGCGACTTCGACGGCGACGGCCGCGAGGACCTGCTGTGGAACCTGCCCGCCGCCACGACCCGGACCTTCGTGGCACTCGGCGCGGGCTCCTGA